DNA from Thiomicrorhabdus sp. Kp2:
TGCCAAACCTGAATCAAAGACTTTAAAGAGAACGGCGCTTAAAAAGCCTAACAAGGTAACAAATCCAATGATTGACCCTCCCTTTAAATACGCTTCTGGAAGCATGGTTTCGGCAATAACAGTTAACATGGCACCTGCGGCAATGCCCCCAATAAAAGCAAATGTTGCAGGTGAACTACCTTCTAAAAGTACGCTCCCTAGCCCTGCACCAATGCCCGTTAATAGCATAAGCAAAGTCCAGGCAAATAAGACCTTTTTAAATGGTATGCCTTGCTCTCGCATAGATGCTGAACTGGATAACGCTTCGGGATAGTTGGATAAAAATAACCCAGCAATAAGACTCATGCTTAAAGTGTGCCCATCAGTGAGGTGAGAGCCAATCATCAGTGATTCAGGTATCCCATCTAAAAAGATTCCAAGCCAGATAGCCATATAAGCCGCTTTGTGTTGGTAAACGTGTTGAGTGAATTCATTCAAAGAAGGCAGTTGACCAGGTAAGAGGTGTTTAACGGTGCGGTTTATCCATTGCTGTGCTTTATTCTCTGGTAGGCTCTGTTCTTGAGTTAGATAATCCTGAATATTGCGGGTTTTCAAAAAGGATTGTAGTTTAGCGTGCATGGGTGTGACATTCGCTAATAGCTCGATAAAATCAAACTTATTCAATACCCAAAAAGTGACATCGGTCTTAGCAAGGGCGGTTGAAGCATGTTTTCCGCCAACAACAAAAGCCATTCCACCAAAAAAATCTCCAGGTTGTAAACATTCAAAATCCTCTCTTTTTTTGAGCGGATCTAATAGCTCGATTGAACCAGATTCAAGCAGATATAAACGGTCTGCTTCACTGCGATTATTAAATAATGTTTGGCCTGAACGTAAGCTTCTCAGCTGAAGTTTATTGGCAATGAGAGGCAGTACACTTGAATCGCAGTTTGAGAATAGGTCAAAACGATGGGTGGATGATAAACGGTTTAAGGCTTCTTCAAATGTGTCTCTGGGGTTACGTGTTTCAGGTAGTCGCTGCTCATTTTGTATGAGCTCTATGATAAATTTAACATGCGCTTCAAGCTGTTCATCACTCATTTGGTGACGTTCTTTTAGATAGCGACGAATTTCAGTTGATTCTTGGTAATATTGAATCAAAATTTTAGGTAAAACCTCCGTCTGTTTAAGTAATTCGTTAAATGAATCACGGCTGATTTGCCATAAAGTGACGTCGGTTTTGGCTTGAGCTAAAGTGGCATTGGGCTGACTGGTAAAAAAAGCCATGCGCCCAAAAGTGTCTGAGGTGTCTAACTCAATAAACGTTTTTAATAGATGGTTTGGATCTCGAAGCTTAATTTGACCTTTTTGAATAATGTAAAACTGATTCTGAATATCACTATGGTGGTAAATCATCTGCTCTGCGGAGTAGTGAACAATTTTTACTTTTTGAAGCAACATCTGAAGTTCGTTTTTAGGAAGCGCATCAAAAAAAGGTAAACGGTTCAATGAGTAAATAAATTGATGGTGATGTTTCTTTTGTCGATTTCTAAAGTATTGAATCGTGGTTGCAGTTTTACGTAAGAAACCACCTTGTTGGTTAAGTTGATGGTTAAGCATTAGGTAGCTAAGGCTACCAATCAATGAGCCCATTGCTGCGTAAATAAACAGGCCTGATTGAATTGCGGGCGAAAACAGATCAATGGTAACGGCCGAAAGCAAAGCCCCTGCACCAAATGCCATTAGCCAAGCTATTGTTCGGTCACCAGGTTTCCAAAAAAGGGTGGTAAGCGCTCCTAATGGTAGGGATAGAGCACTGATAATGCCAATGAAAAAAGCAAAATAGACGATAGTGTCTAAGTTCACAAAAAGATTCCTATTCAGTTACGATTTTGGTTTTACCGTAAAAATATACTTTTACGGTAATAATAGAGTATGTAGGCTTAAAGTATGGCAGTATTGCACAAAAAAACAACCAGGCCTGGTAACTTAAATAGGCTGAATATGAATGCTTGTTTTTAAAAAAGTCCATGCCGATAATCAGAGAATGCTTGTTCTATCTCTTCTTGCGTATTCATAACAAAAGGGCCACCTCGTGCAATTGGCTCATTAATCGGTTGTGCGCTCACCAATAAAAATTGGGTATTTTTCTCTAAAGCGGTTACTTGTAGTTGTTCAGCATGTGAAAGAACCGCTAATTCACGAGTTTTTACCTTATTCATTTCACCAATTACAGAATCGTTTGCATCTAAAGACAGTGCACCTGAAATAACATAAATAAAGCTATTGGCTAAGTGTTTCATGGGCTCGATAAATTGTGCATTTTCATTTTTTAACTGAATGTGCAGCATGGTTGGTTGGATGTAGTTATTGATGACAGGTCCAATAGTGCCTTCAGAGGTTTTTCCAGTAATGACTTTAAGCTGAGTGTTATCACCTCGTGTTTCAATTGGAATCTCTTTGGGGCTAAACTCTTGATAGTTTGGCTCAACCATTTTGGCATAAGAGGGCAAATTAACCCAAAGTTGAAAACCTTGTAAAAGTCCATTTTCTTGTTCGGGCATTTCAGAATGAATAATGCCTTTACCTGCGGTCATCCACTGCACACCTCCTGGTTGAATCACGCCTTCGTGGCCTTGGTTGTCTTTATGACGCATTTTGCCTGCTAATAAATAGGTCACGGTTTCAAAGCCTCTGTGAGGGTGCGAAGGAAACCCTGCGAGATAATCATTGGGGGTATCAGACTCAAAATAATCGAGCATTAAAAATGGGTCTAACATCTTGAGACCAGGGCTACCAATAATACGTCTTAGACTAACACCTGCGCCATCAGAGGCTGGTATACCGAATGTTTTGTTTATGACTTTAGCGTAAGATGTACTCATTTTAATGTCCTCTTTTGGGTGATGTGTTTATCTTATCGAGAACGGTTATGCTCATAAACCTGACATTTTTTAAAAAACCGTTCTAAAAATTAGAACAAAGAGGTTTTGAACTGTTTAAAAATTCTTTAGAATGGCTTTTATAATTATAAATCAGAGGCTGTGAGCATGGGGCAAATAGAAGATATTCAGGTATTTATTCGTGTTGTTGAAGCGGGGGGGATTAGTCGAGCAGCAGAACAGCTTAATATTGCTAAATCTGCGGTGAGTCGTCGTTTATCTGAGTTGGAGGGACGTCTTAAAATCAAGTTGATTCAGCGTACCACTCGAAAATTTAATTTGACTAACGAAGGGCGGATTTATTATCAGCGTGCCATCGGTTTAGTGGATGAGTTTAAGAATCTGGATAACTCTATTTTGCAAAAAAGTGGCGATTTAGAAGGGCAATTGAGTATCTCCTTACCTCTATCATTTGGTTTGCAACACATGAGTCCTGTGATTGATGGTTTTTTAAAAAAACACCCCAGACTCTCAATGAAAGTGGATCTGTCTGACAATGAGGTTAACCTGGTTGAAGAGGGAATTGATGTGGCGTTTCGCATTGGTGAATTGCATGACAGTAGCATACAGGCGAGAAAGATTGTACCGATTCGTTTAGTGATTTGTGCCAGCCCAAGCTATTTAGAAAAATATGGTACCCCCCAAAACCTGGCGGATTTAGCCGAGGCTAATTTTTTACAATATAGCCTTCTTAATAACAGTGATTTTCAGCTATTAAATCCAAGTGGTGTAATAGAAACCTTGGTTACCAAAGGTCGTTTTCGCTCAAATAATGGTGGATTCCTAAAGTCTATGGCGGTTGCAGGGCATGGAATGATTGTTATGCCGACTTTTGTTTGTTGGCAAGAGCTTCAAAGCGGTGAACTTGTACGTGTGCTTGAAGCGTATCAAATACCAGAATTTTATGGCTATGCCGTCTATCAACAAAACCGTTATTTATCGCCCGCTGCTCGGAGTTTTATAGATTATTTAGTTGAGTATTTTTCAGATAAACCGCAGTGGGACGAGCTGTGATTTTCTTACAAATCATGTTAAGTCTTTATTGTTTTAATTTGTCTTTAAGTTTTGAAAAATTTTTGAAGAAGTGAAATGAAAAAAGCTCCCGTAAAAGAGAGCTTTAGTTTTCATGGCAATGAATTTGTTGAAGTTAATATGAGATACGTTTTGAACGGATTGATATTAACTTGTGTGAAACTAATGTTTAAGTGTGTCTGCAAATAGGTTTTGCTGACCCATTAAAATATCAATTTCAGCTTGTGTGAGGTATTCATGTTCATCAGCTTGCTGACTGGCTACGGCACTAGGTAAATCAAAAGAGTGGTACTTAACTTGGTTCTCATTTAGGCTGTCTACAAACTTTTTGAGTGCGATAATAACTTGCCCGTTTAAATCACGGTTGGTCTGTTCCAGAATAATTTCATGTAGTTGGTTAACCCAGTTCATTTGAGTGGCACGAACCAGCTCTGAATGTGTTTGTAGATTACCGTTAGCAATTGCGTTTTGATAACCTTCGGTCAGGTTTTTAATATCTTCAATAATCATTTCAGCGATTTGAATGGTTTGTTCAGAAGTCGTTTCTAAACGCTGATCAATAAAATCTAAACATGTTTGTAGTTTTTGAGTGGTATTGAGTGTGGACATTAATCTCTCCCTTTAGCCTTTCATCTTCCCGTTTTGGGTTGCACTAAATGACATTTTATTGACACTTAGCACGAAATTCTTTATTAACAGTAACCCTTATATCAAGCGCTGTGCCAACTTTGTTTTTTGAGAAATATTATTTTTAAGTCATTGAAGTAGAAGAAAAAATGTCTAAATTATTGAAAGATGAAATCTGTTTTGAATGTATCAATAAATTGGCAGTTTGTATTGATGCACAGCACTCTGAATTTAATTCATCCATGTTTGTAACGAGATGCATGACAGCAAATTGGCCTGAGCTTTCTTTAAAACAACGTATTAGACAAGTATCGCAAAGCCTGCATGAAAGTTGGTGTTTACCTTATAAAGACGCAATAGAAGTACTGCAATTAGTGTCCACTGAGTTTTCAGGATTATTTCATTTTGTGTTTGCGGACTACGTTGAGCTATATGGCATTGAGGATTTTGAAACCTCTATGCACGCCTTAGCCTTATTTACACAAAGCAGTACCAGTGAATTTGGAATTAGGCCGTTTTTGCAAAAAAAACCAGAGAAAACCAAACAACAGATGTTGATATGGTCAAAAAGTGATAATCATCATTTACGACGTTTAGCGAGTGAAGGTATTAGGCCGAGACTGCCTTGGGCAAGACATCTATCTTGGATTGAAGAAGAACCACAGTGGGTTTTGCCCATATTAGAAAACCTAAAAAACGATGAAAGTCGTTATGTGCAAAAAAGTGTTGCGAACTTGTTAAATGATTTATCTAAAACACAACCTGAATGGGTGCTAGCTCTTTGCCAAAACTGGTTAATCAATCCCTCTCAAGCGACTTATTGGATAGTAAAACATGGATTAAGAACTCTGCTTAAGCAAGGGGATGTTAGAGCTTTAGCGTTAATAGGCTATGCTTCAAGTGATCATATCAGGGTAAAAAGCTGGCATCTGGCTGATAAAGTGAATCTTGGCGATAAACTGCATGGCGAGTTTGAGTTGGTCGCAGAGCAAGCTTTAGGTAAAGTCAGAATAGAATATGCGTTGTCTTTTTTAAGAAAGCAGCACACGCCTTATAGAAAAGTCTTTAAAATAAGCGAATCAGATTATCCGATGAAGACTAAGGCTTTTTATTTAACCCATAACTTTAAAATAATCAGTACTCGTAACTATCTACCAGGCCTGCATAAAATAGAGTTAATCGTGAATGGTCAAATACTCAAAACAGACCAATTTGAACTGCAAAATTAAGCTTTCTCTCCATTTAATTTAATAGGCAAGTCCATGATTCCAGTGGTTTTTCAAAACAGTGATTTTGTTGTAATAAATAAGCCCGCAGGGTTAAATTTTCATACTGAAGAGTTACCAGGCCTGGTTGTTTTAGTACAACAGCAATTGGGAGTGGATCATCTTTACCCCGTTCATCGTTTAGATAAAATGACCTCTGGTCTATTAGTTTTAGCGTTAAATAAACAGAGCGCCCAGACTTTTCAAGTTCTGTTTGAATCGCATCAGATTGAGAAATTTTACATTGCTATTTCAGATCAAAAGCCTAAAAAGAAGCAGGGCTGGATAAAAGGCGATATGGTTCCTGCAAGACGAGGCTCATGGAAATTAACTCAATCGCTTGAAAATCCAGCGGTAACCCAGTTTATCAGTGAATTGGTTCAACCTGGAGAAAGGCTGTTTTTACTGAAACCCAAAACGGGTAAAACCCACCAGTTACGAGTGGCAATGAAGAGTTTATCGGCACCTATTTGTGGTGATAAACGTTATGCCGATAGTCTAAAAGCAGAGGCTGAAGAACGTGGTTATTTACACGCTTATGCCATACGTTTTACTTTGAATGAACAACAGTTTGCGTTTGTCTCTTCACCAAGTTCAGGCGTGCGTTTTATGCAAAATAAATGCCAAGAAATATTGCAAAAATGGCAAAACCCTTGGGATTTAATAAAAAGTTAAATGTTTATAAAATCAGTTTATTAGTTAAGTTTTTTAAAGTATATTAGAGATAAAAATGAGTGATAAAAAACGTCCTTTTTGGGAAACAAAGACCT
Protein-coding regions in this window:
- a CDS encoding cyclic nucleotide-binding domain-containing protein, which encodes MNLDTIVYFAFFIGIISALSLPLGALTTLFWKPGDRTIAWLMAFGAGALLSAVTIDLFSPAIQSGLFIYAAMGSLIGSLSYLMLNHQLNQQGGFLRKTATTIQYFRNRQKKHHHQFIYSLNRLPFFDALPKNELQMLLQKVKIVHYSAEQMIYHHSDIQNQFYIIQKGQIKLRDPNHLLKTFIELDTSDTFGRMAFFTSQPNATLAQAKTDVTLWQISRDSFNELLKQTEVLPKILIQYYQESTEIRRYLKERHQMSDEQLEAHVKFIIELIQNEQRLPETRNPRDTFEEALNRLSSTHRFDLFSNCDSSVLPLIANKLQLRSLRSGQTLFNNRSEADRLYLLESGSIELLDPLKKREDFECLQPGDFFGGMAFVVGGKHASTALAKTDVTFWVLNKFDFIELLANVTPMHAKLQSFLKTRNIQDYLTQEQSLPENKAQQWINRTVKHLLPGQLPSLNEFTQHVYQHKAAYMAIWLGIFLDGIPESLMIGSHLTDGHTLSMSLIAGLFLSNYPEALSSSASMREQGIPFKKVLFAWTLLMLLTGIGAGLGSVLLEGSSPATFAFIGGIAAGAMLTVIAETMLPEAYLKGGSIIGFVTLLGFLSAVLFKVFDSGLAL
- a CDS encoding pirin family protein, whose protein sequence is MSTSYAKVINKTFGIPASDGAGVSLRRIIGSPGLKMLDPFLMLDYFESDTPNDYLAGFPSHPHRGFETVTYLLAGKMRHKDNQGHEGVIQPGGVQWMTAGKGIIHSEMPEQENGLLQGFQLWVNLPSYAKMVEPNYQEFSPKEIPIETRGDNTQLKVITGKTSEGTIGPVINNYIQPTMLHIQLKNENAQFIEPMKHLANSFIYVISGALSLDANDSVIGEMNKVKTRELAVLSHAEQLQVTALEKNTQFLLVSAQPINEPIARGGPFVMNTQEEIEQAFSDYRHGLF
- a CDS encoding LysR family transcriptional regulator, encoding MGQIEDIQVFIRVVEAGGISRAAEQLNIAKSAVSRRLSELEGRLKIKLIQRTTRKFNLTNEGRIYYQRAIGLVDEFKNLDNSILQKSGDLEGQLSISLPLSFGLQHMSPVIDGFLKKHPRLSMKVDLSDNEVNLVEEGIDVAFRIGELHDSSIQARKIVPIRLVICASPSYLEKYGTPQNLADLAEANFLQYSLLNNSDFQLLNPSGVIETLVTKGRFRSNNGGFLKSMAVAGHGMIVMPTFVCWQELQSGELVRVLEAYQIPEFYGYAVYQQNRYLSPAARSFIDYLVEYFSDKPQWDEL
- a CDS encoding DNA alkylation repair protein produces the protein MSKLLKDEICFECINKLAVCIDAQHSEFNSSMFVTRCMTANWPELSLKQRIRQVSQSLHESWCLPYKDAIEVLQLVSTEFSGLFHFVFADYVELYGIEDFETSMHALALFTQSSTSEFGIRPFLQKKPEKTKQQMLIWSKSDNHHLRRLASEGIRPRLPWARHLSWIEEEPQWVLPILENLKNDESRYVQKSVANLLNDLSKTQPEWVLALCQNWLINPSQATYWIVKHGLRTLLKQGDVRALALIGYASSDHIRVKSWHLADKVNLGDKLHGEFELVAEQALGKVRIEYALSFLRKQHTPYRKVFKISESDYPMKTKAFYLTHNFKIISTRNYLPGLHKIELIVNGQILKTDQFELQN
- a CDS encoding TIGR01621 family pseudouridine synthase; the encoded protein is MIPVVFQNSDFVVINKPAGLNFHTEELPGLVVLVQQQLGVDHLYPVHRLDKMTSGLLVLALNKQSAQTFQVLFESHQIEKFYIAISDQKPKKKQGWIKGDMVPARRGSWKLTQSLENPAVTQFISELVQPGERLFLLKPKTGKTHQLRVAMKSLSAPICGDKRYADSLKAEAEERGYLHAYAIRFTLNEQQFAFVSSPSSGVRFMQNKCQEILQKWQNPWDLIKS